The Lactuca sativa cultivar Salinas chromosome 2, Lsat_Salinas_v11, whole genome shotgun sequence genome includes the window gaaactatTCACATTTTACctttatgaccggtaacagccggtcataagggtaaaatatgaacagtttcaatagtttaatggcaaatagataacgaaaaaaagtttagtgactaaatgtgacaaaagtcaaaagttcgttaccctttcaagtcattatcccttttttTTAAGTTGCTTATTAACCTCTTATGTTTGTGGAcacatttgaggaaaaaaaagACAATTCATTTATCAAAAGACAAAGAACATAAAATGGTTTTTTTGTCTATTTTTTCcataagacaaaaaaaaataatttttaattttataagaCGTTTTTTAAGTTTTAACCTTAATGTGATATTTTTTTTCCCACAATTTTCAGCGGCAATGTTGCCGCCACAAACTCCGCCATTTATGTAGCCGAAGGCTttaaaaaataatcattttttatGAAGACCGAAGACATGAAAAGACTTTTGGTCCAATCTtattctgtatatatatatatatatatatatatatatatatatatatatatatataaagagagagagagattgagagatTTTACCTCATAAAAAAACATGACATGCATCGACTAGATCTAAAGTGTGCCGCAAGTGATAGGCCAATCCATGTAGGCagaaaactcactaagccttgaaACAAAACAAGTCCTTTGAGCAGCATTCAGCACACAATAAACGCAAGCCATGAACATTCAACATAATTTCAACCGAAGAATCAGGAACTACATGAGCACTGAGCTATCTATAACAATAGATCACAAATGTTATACCAACAAAATCGTGAAAACATCCCCAGCCAACACGGAAATTACGAGAGCATATGTCATATAATTAATATAACTAACAAATAACAGTGAAAATACATTCATACTAACAGTAAAGCTTGGATTTGCAGGAGCTGCATGGGTCATTAATTTACGTAGAGATTTTTATTCGAACTTCTTATGAAAAAAGAACTCAAAAGAAAAACTTCAATTGGATGCACCTACAAGCTCTAAAAGTAGTCTGATAATAGTGATTGTAGCAAATCTTAGAAGCAAATTAAACAAAACTAATGGTATAATAAATTACTTATTCAACGAGAAGGATTAAGCCCTAGAAGCATTTGGCTGCCACTGTTTGGAAGGTACATGATACTGTTGCTCCTGGCTAATGTTGAAGAAATCTCCCTTGATGCCTCGATTCTCCTAAGCTCGATCAATCCCATACCAGCAGCAGCTGTAGCATCAGAAATCAGCTTGGCTGATTCACTCTCTCCTTCCGCCCTGATAATGGCAGCCCTCCGCTCCTGCTCCGCCTTAGCGACAACAAACTTTGATCTTTCAGCCTCTTGCTGCGCCACTTGCTTCTGCTCCACGGCCTTGGAGAACTCAGCGCCATACGATAAGTGAGTAATCGCAACGTCATCAAGTACGATGTTAAAATCCTTAGCTCTGCGGATTAAAGTATCACGAACCAAAGCCGAAACGCGCGGACGTTCGGTGAGAAGCTGATCGGCGTTAAATTGAGCAACAACAGCCTTCAAAACTTCGTTTCCGGTCGACGGAAGAACCTTCTCGTCGTATTCAAGACCTAATGTCTTAAAAATAGCGGGCAATCGGTTTACGTCGGGGCGAGATAGCACCCGAAGAGTTAGGTTAACCATCTGTAGATCCTTGGTCCCAGAGATCGAAGAGAAAGTGTGGGGCCTCGTACGAATATCAAATATGTAGGGTGTTTGGAGCCATGGAATGAGGAAATGAGTGCCTTCACCGGCGGTGTCGTCAATGACTCCACGAAAACGATCGAAAAGTACGGCACGTTGGCCTCCGTCGACGGTATATAGGGATGAATTCACAACCGTGACGGCAGTGCCGAGGCCAAAGGTCGCACGTACTATATTAGTGAGGAAGGAGA containing:
- the LOC128132100 gene encoding prohibitin-3, mitochondrial-like yields the protein MGSNQAAFSFLTNIVRATFGLGTAVTVVNSSLYTVDGGQRAVLFDRFRGVIDDTAGEGTHFLIPWLQTPYIFDIRTRPHTFSSISGTKDLQMVNLTLRVLSRPDVNRLPAIFKTLGLEYDEKVLPSTGNEVLKAVVAQFNADQLLTERPRVSALVRDTLIRRAKDFNIVLDDVAITHLSYGAEFSKAVEQKQVAQQEAERSKFVVAKAEQERRAAIIRAEGESESAKLISDATAAAGMGLIELRRIEASREISSTLARSNSIMYLPNSGSQMLLGLNPSR